From the genome of Vitis riparia cultivar Riparia Gloire de Montpellier isolate 1030 chromosome 2, EGFV_Vit.rip_1.0, whole genome shotgun sequence, one region includes:
- the LOC117932458 gene encoding decapping nuclease DXO homolog, chloroplastic isoform X1 gives MDFSEQDVDNFGGDGARQSSSSSSSSSSSSRSSSNGSDGGETSSAGSGSGSASASGSSSEGEDNGEEVDKRTHGYEERDLFGSDSDEKDLFGSDNEDYCKTLAISPYPVPVLPTIRNNNNQNRGGFGRGRWQNDRGAGILPRPGPYPQRHNYGYGSKFNNRHDERFVSELKLSKSEETLSRKCIAFQEPCELACYSRVEGGDVCFDDRSLRLFKRLITEDVGADLNEGYDTFIEKKDLGSEGFGDLLAAIRNRNIPLGNIHFVTFRNNLNKILATAYIRHEAWEMGVHKRNGVVYLDVHKLPERPQSDLDRRRCYWGYCFESLATEDPRRADGEGIHHIDANAEYCSVIKTKLGAHRILMGAEMDCCDSTDDGRRFYVELKTSRELDYHTEERYEREKLLKFWIQSFLAGVPYIVIGFRDDGGRLVRTERLRTKDITQRVKMKNYWQGGVCLAFADEVLCWLYGTVKENEDYILQFAPPFTRLELLQAQSCPDAISNHVQQL, from the exons ATGGATTTCTCGGAGCAAGACGTGGACAACTTCGGAGGAGATGGAGCCCGCCAATCGTCATCATCGTCGTCGTCGTCTTCCTCTTCATCAAGATCTTCGTCCAACGGCAGCGACGGCGGCGAGACCAGCAGCGCCGGCAGTGGCAGCGGCAGCGCAAGCGCAAGCGGAAGCAGCAGCGAAGGAGAAGATAACGGCGAAGAAGTGGACAAGAGGACTCATGGGTACGAGGAGAGAGATCTCTTTGGCTCTGATAGTGATGAGAAGGATCTGTTTGGCTCTGATAATGAAGATTACTGCAAAACCCTAGCTATTAGCCCTTATCCGGTTCCAG TTTTGCCCACCATTCGTAATAATAACAACCAAAATAGAGGCGGTTTTGGGCGTGGTAGATGGCAAAATGATAGAGGAGCGGGAATTCTTCCTCGACCTGGACCTTATCCTCAGAGGCATAACTATGGTTATGGCTCTAAGTTTAATAACCGACATGATGAACGTTTTGTTTCTGAACTAAAGCTTTCAAAGAGTGAAGAAACATTGTCAAGAAAATGCATTGCATTTCAAGAG CCATGTGAACTTGCTTGCTATAGTCGTGTAGAAGGTGGAGATGTCTGCTTTGATGACCGCAGCTTA CGACTTTTTAAGCGTCTTATTACTGAAGATGTTGGAGCTGATCTCAATGAAGGTTATGATACTTTTATCGAGAAAAAAG ATTTGGGTTCTGAGGGTTTTGGTGACCTTCTGGCTGCTATCAGAAACAGAAACATCCCACTTGGAAATATTCATTTTGTG ACTTTCCGTAACAACCTGAATAAG ATACTGGCTACTGCTTATATCAGGCATGAGGCATGGGAAATGGGGGTGCATAAAAGGAATGGAGTTGTGTATCTTGATGTGCATAAACTACCAGAAAGACCACAAAGTGACTTGGATCGTCGGAG ATGTTATTGGGGATACTGTTTTGAGAGCCTTGCCACTGAAGATCCAAGAAGAGCTGATGGAGAAGGGATACACCATATTGATGCGAATGCCGAATATTGTTCTGTGATTAAGACCAAATTAGGGGCTCATCGGATTTTGATGGGTGCTGAAATGGATTGCTGTGATTCAACTGATGATGGAAGAAGGTTCTATGTGGAGTTAAAGACAAGTCGTGAG CTGGACTATCATACTGAGGAAAGATATGAGAGGGAGAAACTGCTAAAATTTTGG ATCCAGTCATTCTTAGCAGGTGTACCCTATATTGTCATTGGATTTAG GGATGATGGGGGTCGACTTGTCCGCACGGAGAGACTAAGAACCAAAGACATAACACAAAGAGTAAAAATGAAGAACTACTGGCAG GGAGGAGTTTGCCTTGCATTTGCTGACGAGGTGTTATGCTGGCTCTATGGAACAGTCAAAGAGA ATGAAGACTACATATTGCAGTTTGCTCCGCCTTTCACCCGATTAGAGCTTCTACAGGCCCAATCATGCCCAGATGCAATTAGCAACCATGTCCAGCAATTGTAG
- the LOC117933298 gene encoding coiled-coil domain-containing protein 97 yields the protein MGGEMMKKGVSREREEAMEKMTERLSCKDNLYFPRALEATATTPPQRKSILLDLLSRDPAVFLERYGSQLTSDELREFDSLKDDYEVCWHLKHIRSVMSPTSEELKSRSVSVKNRRRAYLNKLIYDGQYFSEDAMREREPYLHHEYVGRFQDPSGRSMARPGERWSETLLRRSEEAMLVAKIRGEQQRLGVAERDWVGNERSQQDEEEEEEEEEEEEEEEEEEEEEEEEKEDEKQAGKASRVSDSSRVVMDHDGLVNGSQSSDMESNQKATLSAVEMQDQMDQFTHIMHQKFLSGEDRDYLDYSKIDDDETLDDHWLREANYDAEDKYFAEDE from the exons ATGGGAGGAGAGATGATGAAGAAAGGTGTGAGCAGGGAGAGGGAGGAAGCTATGGAGAAGATGACGGAGAGGCTATCGTGTAAAGACAACCTTTATTTTCCAAGAGCATTGGAAGCCACAGCCACGACTCCTCCACAACGGAAATCCATCCTCCTCGACCTCCTCTCTCGCGACCCCGCCGTCTTCTTAG AGAGATATGGATCGCAATTGACCTCTGATGAGCTCAGGGAGTTCGATTCTTTGAAAGATGACTATGAGGTCTGTTGGCACTTGAAGCACATCCGGAGTGTAATGAGTCCAACTTCAGAGGAGTTAAAATCAAGGTCAGTGTCTGTGAAGAACCGAAGACGGGCATATCTAAATAAGTTGATTTATGATGGGCAGTACTTTTCGGAGGATGCTATGAGGGAGAGAGAACCATATTTGCATCACGAGTATGTGGGGAGGTTTCAGGATCCTAGTGGGAGAAGTATGGCAAGGCCGGGGGAGCGATGGTCAGAAACATTGCTCAGGCGGTCAGAGGAAGCGATGTTGGTTGCAAAAATCAGAGGGGAGCAGCAGAGGTTGGGCGTTGCTGAGAGGGACTGGGTTGGTAATGAGAGGTCCCAGCAagacgaagaagaagaggaggaggaggaagaggaagaggaagaggaagaggaggaggaagaagaagaagaggaagaaaaagaagacgaAAAGCAGGCTGGAAAGGCTAGTAGGGTTTCAGATTCGTCCAGG GTGGTCATGGATCATGATGGCCTAGTCAATGGCAGCCAATCCTCCGATATGGAGTCTAACCAAAAAGCAACTCTATCTGCAGTGGAAATGCAAGATCAGATGGACCAATTCACCCACATTATGCATCAGAAATTTCTGTCAGGTGAAGATCGTGATTATCTAGACTACTCAAAAATAGATGATGATGAAACTTTGGATGATCACTGGCTAAGAGAGGCGAACTATGATGCTGAGGATAAGTACTTTGCTGAAGATGAATGA
- the LOC117932458 gene encoding decapping nuclease DXO homolog, chloroplastic isoform X2 has translation MDFSEQDVDNFGGDGARQSSSSSSSSSSSSRSSSNGSDGGETSSAGSGSGSASASGSSSEGEDNGEEVDKRTHGYEERDLFGSDSDEKDLFGSDNEDYCKTLAISPYPVPVLPTIRNNNNQNRGGFGRGRWQNDRGAGILPRPGPYPQRHNYGYGSKFNNRHDERFVSELKLSKSEETLSRKCIAFQERLFKRLITEDVGADLNEGYDTFIEKKDLGSEGFGDLLAAIRNRNIPLGNIHFVTFRNNLNKILATAYIRHEAWEMGVHKRNGVVYLDVHKLPERPQSDLDRRRCYWGYCFESLATEDPRRADGEGIHHIDANAEYCSVIKTKLGAHRILMGAEMDCCDSTDDGRRFYVELKTSRELDYHTEERYEREKLLKFWIQSFLAGVPYIVIGFRDDGGRLVRTERLRTKDITQRVKMKNYWQGGVCLAFADEVLCWLYGTVKENEDYILQFAPPFTRLELLQAQSCPDAISNHVQQL, from the exons ATGGATTTCTCGGAGCAAGACGTGGACAACTTCGGAGGAGATGGAGCCCGCCAATCGTCATCATCGTCGTCGTCGTCTTCCTCTTCATCAAGATCTTCGTCCAACGGCAGCGACGGCGGCGAGACCAGCAGCGCCGGCAGTGGCAGCGGCAGCGCAAGCGCAAGCGGAAGCAGCAGCGAAGGAGAAGATAACGGCGAAGAAGTGGACAAGAGGACTCATGGGTACGAGGAGAGAGATCTCTTTGGCTCTGATAGTGATGAGAAGGATCTGTTTGGCTCTGATAATGAAGATTACTGCAAAACCCTAGCTATTAGCCCTTATCCGGTTCCAG TTTTGCCCACCATTCGTAATAATAACAACCAAAATAGAGGCGGTTTTGGGCGTGGTAGATGGCAAAATGATAGAGGAGCGGGAATTCTTCCTCGACCTGGACCTTATCCTCAGAGGCATAACTATGGTTATGGCTCTAAGTTTAATAACCGACATGATGAACGTTTTGTTTCTGAACTAAAGCTTTCAAAGAGTGAAGAAACATTGTCAAGAAAATGCATTGCATTTCAAGAG CGACTTTTTAAGCGTCTTATTACTGAAGATGTTGGAGCTGATCTCAATGAAGGTTATGATACTTTTATCGAGAAAAAAG ATTTGGGTTCTGAGGGTTTTGGTGACCTTCTGGCTGCTATCAGAAACAGAAACATCCCACTTGGAAATATTCATTTTGTG ACTTTCCGTAACAACCTGAATAAG ATACTGGCTACTGCTTATATCAGGCATGAGGCATGGGAAATGGGGGTGCATAAAAGGAATGGAGTTGTGTATCTTGATGTGCATAAACTACCAGAAAGACCACAAAGTGACTTGGATCGTCGGAG ATGTTATTGGGGATACTGTTTTGAGAGCCTTGCCACTGAAGATCCAAGAAGAGCTGATGGAGAAGGGATACACCATATTGATGCGAATGCCGAATATTGTTCTGTGATTAAGACCAAATTAGGGGCTCATCGGATTTTGATGGGTGCTGAAATGGATTGCTGTGATTCAACTGATGATGGAAGAAGGTTCTATGTGGAGTTAAAGACAAGTCGTGAG CTGGACTATCATACTGAGGAAAGATATGAGAGGGAGAAACTGCTAAAATTTTGG ATCCAGTCATTCTTAGCAGGTGTACCCTATATTGTCATTGGATTTAG GGATGATGGGGGTCGACTTGTCCGCACGGAGAGACTAAGAACCAAAGACATAACACAAAGAGTAAAAATGAAGAACTACTGGCAG GGAGGAGTTTGCCTTGCATTTGCTGACGAGGTGTTATGCTGGCTCTATGGAACAGTCAAAGAGA ATGAAGACTACATATTGCAGTTTGCTCCGCCTTTCACCCGATTAGAGCTTCTACAGGCCCAATCATGCCCAGATGCAATTAGCAACCATGTCCAGCAATTGTAG